A window of the Gemmatimonadaceae bacterium genome harbors these coding sequences:
- the hutU gene encoding urocanate hydratase, whose amino-acid sequence MTDVAGPGLAPDAARAHRAPLHAPRGSTISCKGWHQEAALRMLMNNLDPDVAERPEDLVVYGGTGKAARNWESFDAIVRTLRRLENDETLLVQSGKPVGVFRTTPSAPRVLIANSNLVGRWATWDKFRALEQQGLTMYGQMTAGSWIYIGSQGIVQGTYETLGSVARKHFGGSLSGRFVLTSGLGGMGGAQPLAATMQGAAVLAVEVDESRVDRRIETKYCDRKTSRLDEALDWIDEARSSGTALSVGLVGNAADILPAIASRGIVPDVLTDQTSAHDMLNGYVPAGMPLNEALALRDADPVRYVELSTASAVVHVTAMLEMQSRGAITFDYGNNIRTVAFDAGLRDAFRIPGFVPEYVRPLFCEGKGPFRWVALSGDPRDIARTDDLVLELFPHDEHLRRWITLARERISFQGLPARICWLGQGERARFGVALNDLVASGEISAPIVIGRDHLDTGSVASPFRETEGMLDGSDAIADWPILNALLNVASGASWVSFHHGGGVGIGNSLHAGQVIVADGTPEMRARLERVLTNDPGIGVARHADAGYETAIATAAAHGIDLPMRE is encoded by the coding sequence ATGACTGACGTCGCCGGGCCCGGCCTCGCGCCCGATGCGGCGCGGGCCCACCGCGCGCCGCTGCACGCGCCGCGCGGCTCGACCATCTCGTGCAAGGGTTGGCACCAGGAAGCCGCCCTCCGGATGCTGATGAACAACCTCGACCCCGACGTCGCCGAGCGGCCCGAGGACCTGGTGGTTTACGGTGGGACTGGGAAAGCAGCGCGAAACTGGGAATCGTTCGATGCGATCGTCAGGACGCTGAGACGGCTGGAGAACGACGAAACGCTGCTGGTGCAGAGCGGCAAGCCCGTCGGCGTGTTCCGCACGACCCCGTCGGCGCCCCGCGTGCTCATCGCCAACAGCAATCTTGTCGGGCGCTGGGCGACGTGGGACAAGTTCCGCGCGCTCGAGCAGCAAGGCCTCACGATGTACGGGCAGATGACCGCGGGATCGTGGATCTACATCGGCTCGCAGGGCATCGTGCAAGGGACTTACGAGACGCTCGGATCGGTCGCGCGAAAGCATTTCGGCGGCTCGTTGAGCGGACGATTCGTTCTGACCTCGGGGCTCGGTGGAATGGGAGGAGCGCAGCCGCTCGCGGCGACGATGCAGGGCGCAGCGGTGCTCGCTGTGGAAGTGGACGAGTCGCGCGTGGACAGGCGCATCGAGACGAAGTACTGCGACCGCAAGACGTCCCGGCTCGACGAAGCGCTCGACTGGATTGACGAGGCACGCTCGTCCGGCACCGCGCTTTCGGTCGGCCTCGTAGGCAACGCCGCCGATATTCTGCCGGCGATAGCGTCGCGGGGAATCGTGCCCGACGTGCTGACCGATCAGACGAGCGCGCACGACATGCTCAACGGCTACGTCCCGGCGGGGATGCCGCTCAATGAGGCGCTCGCGCTCCGCGACGCGGATCCCGTGCGCTATGTCGAGCTCTCGACCGCCTCGGCGGTCGTCCACGTAACGGCGATGCTGGAGATGCAGAGCCGCGGCGCCATCACCTTCGACTACGGCAACAACATTCGCACCGTCGCATTCGACGCCGGACTTCGCGATGCGTTCCGGATTCCCGGATTCGTTCCCGAGTATGTGCGGCCGCTCTTCTGCGAAGGGAAGGGCCCGTTCCGGTGGGTGGCTCTGTCGGGAGATCCGCGCGACATCGCGCGCACCGACGATCTCGTTCTCGAGCTGTTTCCGCATGACGAGCATCTCCGGCGCTGGATAACGCTGGCGCGCGAGAGAATCAGCTTCCAGGGACTGCCGGCACGAATCTGCTGGCTGGGGCAGGGCGAGCGCGCGCGGTTCGGCGTCGCGCTCAACGACCTCGTCGCGTCAGGCGAGATATCGGCGCCGATCGTCATCGGCCGCGATCATCTCGACACCGGCAGCGTCGCCTCACCGTTCCGCGAGACGGAGGGAATGCTCGACGGCAGCGACGCAATCGCCGACTGGCCGATCCTGAACGCGCTGCTCAACGTGGCGAGCGGCGCCTCGTGGGTGTCGTTCCACCACGGCGGTGGCGTCGGCATCGGCAACTCGCTGCACGCCGGGCAGGTGATCGTCGCCGACGGAACGCCGGAGATGCGCGCGCGACTGGAGCGCGTGCTCACCAACGATCCGGGAATCGGAGTCGCCCGCCATGCCGACGCCGGATACGAGACCGCCATCGCCACCGCCGCAGCGCACGGGATCGATCTGCCGATGCGAGAGTAG
- the hutH gene encoding histidine ammonia-lyase, whose protein sequence is MTSQAGTVRLDGESLTIEAVRAVAVDRARVELAPAARGRMMETQKVVAGIVERGDVVYGVTTGFGKLSEIAIPRHRLAELQVNLVRSHAAGVGPYLPEREVRAMMLLRANVLAKGFSGGRPELVDLLLGMLNAGLHPPIHEQGSVGASGDLAPLAALGVALIGEGTLSANGAPERDATEVLRAHGLEPVTLGPKEGITLINGTQAHTAIAALALHDAMTLWRTAHVAGAMSLEALLGTPVAFDPRIHDARGQTGQSSSATLLRELLADSELRESHRYGDPRVQDAYCLRCMPQVHGPVKDALDWIEGIVTRELNAATDNPLVFANGETLSGGNFHGQAVGLALDMLAIVMTNLATIAERRIDRLVHPDFNQGLPAFLTREAGVNSGFMMAQVTAAALASECKVLSHPATVDTIPTDGNREDVVPMSMGAAWKARRVVNNVRNVLAIELMCAAQGLDYRAPLKPGRGVSPAHAAVREIVRPLEGDRVLSPDIETLADAIGAGVFRGDRND, encoded by the coding sequence ATGACCTCACAAGCTGGAACAGTCCGGCTCGATGGCGAGAGCCTGACAATCGAAGCAGTCCGTGCGGTGGCGGTGGACCGCGCACGCGTCGAGCTGGCGCCTGCGGCGCGCGGACGGATGATGGAGACGCAGAAAGTGGTCGCCGGGATCGTCGAGCGCGGGGACGTCGTGTACGGCGTGACGACGGGATTCGGCAAGCTTTCCGAGATTGCGATACCTCGCCACCGGCTGGCCGAGCTGCAGGTCAATCTCGTGAGGAGTCACGCTGCGGGTGTCGGACCGTACCTGCCCGAGCGCGAGGTGCGGGCAATGATGCTTCTCCGCGCGAACGTCCTCGCCAAGGGATTCTCCGGTGGCCGCCCGGAGCTGGTGGATCTGCTGCTCGGCATGCTGAATGCCGGCCTGCATCCGCCCATCCACGAGCAGGGAAGCGTCGGCGCCAGCGGTGACCTCGCCCCTCTCGCCGCGCTCGGCGTCGCCCTCATCGGTGAAGGGACGCTGTCGGCGAACGGCGCGCCGGAGCGCGACGCAACGGAAGTTCTGCGCGCGCATGGCCTGGAGCCGGTGACGCTAGGGCCCAAGGAAGGGATCACTCTCATCAATGGTACGCAGGCGCACACCGCGATCGCCGCGCTGGCCCTTCACGACGCGATGACGCTCTGGCGAACGGCCCATGTCGCCGGCGCGATGTCGCTCGAGGCCCTTCTCGGCACGCCTGTCGCATTCGATCCGCGGATTCACGATGCCCGCGGGCAGACCGGCCAGTCATCGTCGGCGACGCTGCTGCGCGAGCTGCTCGCCGACAGTGAGCTCAGGGAATCCCACCGTTATGGGGATCCGCGAGTACAGGACGCCTACTGCCTGCGCTGCATGCCTCAGGTGCACGGGCCGGTGAAGGACGCGCTCGACTGGATCGAAGGCATCGTCACCCGCGAGCTGAACGCCGCCACCGACAATCCTCTCGTCTTCGCGAATGGTGAGACGCTGAGCGGGGGCAATTTCCACGGCCAGGCCGTCGGGCTCGCGCTCGACATGCTGGCGATCGTCATGACGAACCTCGCGACGATCGCCGAGCGCCGCATTGACCGGCTCGTGCATCCTGATTTCAACCAGGGGCTCCCCGCATTTCTCACCCGCGAGGCGGGCGTGAATTCCGGCTTCATGATGGCGCAGGTCACGGCTGCGGCGCTTGCCAGCGAGTGCAAGGTGTTGTCGCATCCGGCGACGGTGGACACGATCCCGACCGACGGAAATCGCGAGGACGTCGTGCCGATGTCCATGGGCGCGGCATGGAAAGCGCGGCGTGTGGTCAACAATGTGCGAAACGTTCTCGCCATCGAGCTGATGTGCGCAGCGCAGGGCCTCGACTATCGGGCGCCATTGAAGCCCGGTCGAGGCGTGTCGCCCGCGCACGCGGCGGTTCGAGAGATCGTGCGGCCCCTCGAAGGCGATCGCGTACTCAGCCCCGATATCGAAACCCTCGCCGACGCGATCGGCGCTGGTGTGTTCAGAGGAGATCGAAATGACTGA
- a CDS encoding putative LPS assembly protein LptD, producing the protein MKRALVLLALFAAATAGAQVGPRPQRPVAGRSSADTSRAGDSTRADSARAHELIKWADADSMTSTLLARPGYSVTRYQGVKVTFDARSRTLYMEGGPAGVGRGGTILIGDTIIYNDSTKIVLARGDTLVLRDPSRGGADVVALGQMRYNVESRRGTVTNISTQVESGEKWFVFGAAAGFVNDTTGGSPTRFYARNGSITSCDDSIPDYHFQSKEIKLVSRNLLVARPAILYLGDVPVFWLPFIFQDMRSGRRSGILTPRFGVNEIFRNSPSYRRHVDNVGYYFAFSDYMDTQVSLDWRSGAASSVSDPGWLRVNGEWRYRWLDRFLTGRIGVSRLWQRDGNRNLALSWAHQQDFSQTTHLTTDINYVKNTSLQRRNSFDPQQVLATIQSRASYQQQFGPASFSIGGSRRQYPGRDEITQDFPNFSISTPTLALASWLDWTPSLNVSNQQQFKVDRNGEFAYRYTRVGGVLDSTRLKSDARATSLGFTTPLKIFGFSLSNSVRVSDQENDTPVRIAVINQDDPSQKTDRIFARTYSTEIDFQTGFSLPQLLPTTLKLSPSIGINNVDPRAYWLRTEQTGGRYVHQSKRLTYGLSSSPTFFGLFPGIFGVSRFRHSLSPQISYSYAPAAKVNPEFLSALNIDPRGYLGDLAANQVTLQLSQTLEAKMKAKDTSRAAEARKVKLLGVGFTPLSYDFERKRVTGHSGFTTENFGAEFNSDLLPGFRMGMQYSLFQGSVLSDTSRFKPYRTSIDASFSLNGSSGIFGALTRIFGRAVPQGSPQTERLERGPTDALEQRVASTPIAGTSVRNRQFAVPTAGAWQAAFTFSSNRQRPPVGNGQVIVIDPRDKCAPYVNSPFTYDACIQQQNTNPVGAEPIGRLTAGGPFVRVPPRETLGSQMSFHITPKWSASWGTNYDFREHQFASHAVTLQRELHDWRSIFAFTRSPNGNFAFNFFIALNAQPDIKFDYDRQSYRQSNQ; encoded by the coding sequence GTGAAGAGGGCGCTCGTGCTGCTGGCGCTTTTTGCAGCGGCGACCGCCGGTGCGCAGGTGGGCCCCCGACCGCAGCGTCCGGTCGCGGGGCGCAGCTCTGCCGACACCAGCAGGGCGGGCGACTCGACGCGCGCGGACTCGGCACGCGCGCACGAGCTGATCAAGTGGGCGGACGCCGATTCCATGACCTCCACGCTGCTCGCGCGCCCCGGCTACAGCGTGACGCGCTATCAGGGAGTGAAAGTCACGTTCGACGCCAGGTCGCGAACGCTGTACATGGAAGGCGGACCGGCGGGAGTCGGTCGCGGTGGCACGATACTCATCGGCGACACCATCATCTACAACGACTCCACAAAGATCGTGCTTGCCCGCGGCGATACGCTGGTGCTGCGCGATCCATCGCGCGGCGGAGCGGACGTGGTCGCGCTCGGCCAGATGCGCTACAACGTCGAATCGAGGCGTGGCACGGTCACCAACATCAGCACGCAGGTGGAGAGCGGCGAAAAGTGGTTCGTTTTCGGCGCAGCGGCGGGATTCGTCAACGACACCACCGGCGGCAGCCCCACCAGGTTCTACGCCCGCAACGGATCCATCACCAGCTGCGACGACTCGATTCCCGACTACCACTTCCAGTCGAAGGAGATCAAGCTCGTCTCCAGGAACCTGCTTGTCGCGCGGCCGGCGATTCTCTATCTCGGAGATGTGCCCGTGTTCTGGCTGCCGTTCATCTTCCAGGACATGCGGTCGGGCAGACGCAGCGGCATCCTGACACCGCGATTCGGCGTAAACGAGATCTTCCGCAACAGCCCGTCGTACCGCCGGCATGTGGACAACGTCGGCTACTACTTTGCATTCAGCGATTACATGGACACGCAGGTGTCGCTCGACTGGCGAAGCGGCGCTGCGTCGTCGGTGAGCGACCCGGGCTGGCTTCGAGTAAACGGAGAATGGCGATACCGGTGGCTCGATCGCTTTCTGACAGGCCGAATCGGCGTCTCGCGCCTCTGGCAGCGCGATGGCAACCGCAACCTCGCGCTGTCGTGGGCGCACCAGCAGGACTTCTCGCAGACGACCCATCTGACGACCGACATCAACTACGTCAAGAATACTTCGCTCCAGCGCCGCAACAGCTTCGATCCGCAACAGGTGCTGGCGACCATTCAGAGCCGCGCCTCATATCAGCAGCAGTTCGGGCCGGCGTCGTTCAGCATCGGCGGAAGCCGGCGACAGTACCCCGGGCGCGACGAGATCACGCAGGATTTCCCGAACTTCAGCATCAGCACGCCGACGCTGGCTCTCGCCAGCTGGCTGGACTGGACTCCGTCGCTCAATGTCAGCAACCAGCAGCAATTCAAGGTGGACCGGAACGGCGAATTCGCCTACCGCTACACCAGGGTCGGCGGAGTGCTCGACAGTACGCGCCTCAAGAGTGACGCGCGGGCGACGTCGCTCGGCTTTACGACGCCGCTCAAGATCTTCGGCTTCAGTCTCAGCAACAGCGTCCGTGTCTCCGACCAGGAGAACGACACACCTGTCCGCATCGCCGTGATCAATCAGGATGATCCGTCGCAGAAGACTGACAGGATCTTCGCCCGGACGTACAGCACCGAGATTGATTTCCAGACGGGGTTCAGCCTGCCTCAGCTTCTACCGACGACCTTGAAGCTCTCACCGAGCATCGGGATCAACAACGTCGATCCCCGCGCCTACTGGCTGCGCACCGAGCAGACGGGCGGACGCTACGTCCATCAGTCGAAACGCCTCACGTACGGGCTCTCTTCGTCGCCGACGTTCTTCGGCCTTTTCCCGGGAATTTTCGGAGTCAGCAGGTTCCGCCACTCGCTGTCGCCGCAGATCAGCTACTCTTACGCGCCGGCGGCGAAGGTCAACCCGGAGTTTCTCTCCGCGCTCAACATCGATCCGCGCGGCTACCTCGGCGACCTGGCGGCGAATCAGGTGACGCTGCAACTGTCGCAGACTCTCGAGGCGAAGATGAAAGCGAAGGACACGTCGCGCGCCGCCGAGGCGCGCAAGGTCAAGCTGCTCGGCGTGGGGTTCACTCCGCTCAGCTACGACTTCGAGCGCAAGCGCGTCACCGGCCATTCCGGCTTCACCACCGAAAACTTCGGTGCGGAATTCAACTCCGATCTGCTCCCCGGATTCAGAATGGGGATGCAGTACTCGCTGTTCCAGGGCAGCGTCCTCAGCGACACGTCCAGGTTCAAGCCATACCGGACATCCATAGACGCATCATTCAGTCTGAACGGCAGCTCCGGGATCTTCGGCGCGCTGACGCGAATCTTCGGACGCGCCGTTCCACAGGGATCCCCACAGACCGAGCGTCTGGAGAGGGGCCCGACGGATGCGCTGGAGCAGCGCGTCGCATCCACCCCGATAGCGGGGACGTCGGTGCGCAACAGGCAGTTCGCGGTACCGACTGCTGGCGCATGGCAGGCCGCGTTCACGTTCAGCTCGAACCGCCAGCGTCCGCCCGTCGGCAACGGGCAGGTCATCGTGATAGACCCGCGCGACAAATGCGCGCCTTACGTCAATTCGCCGTTCACCTACGACGCCTGCATCCAGCAGCAGAACACAAATCCAGTCGGAGCCGAGCCGATCGGCCGTCTCACCGCCGGAGGGCCATTCGTGAGAGTGCCGCCTCGCGAGACGCTCGGGTCGCAGATGAGCTTCCACATCACCCCCAAGTGGTCGGCGAGCTGGGGCACCAACTACGATTTCCGCGAGCACCAGTTCGCCAGTCATGCGGTCACGCTGCAACGCGAGTTGCACGACTGGCGCTCGATCTTCGCCTTCACCCGCTCGCCCAATGGAAACTTCGCGTTCAATTTCTTTATCGCCCTGAACGCGCAGCCCGACATCAAGTTCGACTACGACCGTCAGAGCTACCGACAGTCCAACCAGTAG